A segment of the Candidatus Ryanbacteria bacterium CG10_big_fil_rev_8_21_14_0_10_43_42 genome:
TTCAATATTTTATTGATGACCATATGGACGATTTCAAAACGGATGTGTATTTCAAGAAGGGTGATGTTGTTTTAGACCCTTTCTCTGGCTCGGGTACAACTTTAGTGCAAGCAAATGAAATGGGTATTCATTCTGTTGGAATAGATATATCCCATTTCAATTGCATGATTAGCGATGTAAAACTGCACGCATACGATTTTATATCACTAAGACAGGAAATAGATCGTATCAAGAAGGCGATTACAAGCTACGAATATGACAACAGCATTGTCGCTTTCGAAAACGAGCTTATGCAGGAAATGTATAAGTTTAATACTGAATATTTTCCAAGTCCTGGCTTTAGATATCAACTCCAGCAAGGAAAAATTAATGAAAATAAATTTGCAGAAGAAAAAGAAAAGGAATTTTTAACGGTTTATAACCGACTTGTGAAAAGGTATGGTGTTGAACTAAAACAAACTAAAGCTGATAATTTCTTAGATAAATGGTACTGCCGCAATGTACGAAAAGAGATTGATTTTGCTTTTAACCTTATCAAAGAAATTAAAGATGTTTGTAATAAGAAATCATTGGCAGTCATTCTTAGCCGCACAATTCGCTCGTGTAGGGCAACGACCCATTCTGATCTAGCAACGCTCAAAGAGCCGCAACTGACAACGTATTATTGCTGGAAGCACAAGAAAATCTGCAAGCCGCTTTACTCGATTAAGTGTTGGTTTGACCGGTATGCAAGCGATACACTCGCACGACTCCAAGAATTTGACCGTTTGCGTGGTGAAGCGCACTTCACTGTATTGCCATCCGATTCTCGGACAGTCAATATTTTTTCGGAAGCTAAAAAGCGCAACAAAGCACTTCATAAAGTTTTGGAAAAACAAAAGATTCGTGGCATATTCACTTCGCCACCGTATGTTGGGCAAATTGATTATCACGAACAACACGCTTACGCTTATGATCTGTTTGGTTTTGATAGAAAGGATAATCTAGAGATTGGCCCGCTTTATAAAGGCCAAGGATTAGAGGCGCGCCGCTCTTATGTTGAAGGAATTGCTGACGTGCTAAATAATTGCAAAAAATATTTACAAGATGACTATGATATTTTCCTCGTTGCCAATGATAAGTATAATTTGTATCCAGAAATTGCAGAAAAATCAGGAATGAAGATTGTTAATCAATTTAAGCGACCAGTACTAAACAGAACAGAGCGGGATCGCAACCCGTATTCCGAAATAATTTTTCACTTTAAATCACAATAATCCTATGGCTTTATCTAAAGAACAAGTAAAAGATGTCGAAGATACGCTCAAAGCGAGTCTTCGAAACAAGTTTAAAAATCACAACCCCGAGCCGGCTTCAATGCCTTTCCATACTCGTTTACTTGGTAAGGATCGCCTGGCGCTTTATTCATTTATCCATTCGCTAAATACAAATTTTGGTACAACTATTTTTGAACCGGTTGCGCTTGCGCTTGCTCAAAAGAATTTTAAGCTTGCTGTTTCGCAAGCAAAAGTAGGAAATGAAATCAGCAGTGGAGCGCAAGCAGAAATTCAGCGGATTATAGACGGACTTACCACGGCGACAACATCACCCAACAAGTCGGAGGAAATTGAAAAGATACGAAAAGTTGCGAAAACTGGCGAAATGATAAAAGTAAAACCGACCAAGATTGATCTCATGTTTGAATCTAAAGGTGGTGAATATTTTTTGTTTGATATAAAAACAGCCAAACCAAATGCTGGCGGTTTCAAGGAGTTTAAACGAACACTGCTTGAGTGGGTTGCCGTGATGTTGGCGGATAAACCGGAAGCAAAGGTAAACACATTTATTGCCATTCCATACAACCCTTACGAGCCAGAACCCTACAATCGTTGGACAATGCGCGGTATGTTGGATTTAGAAAACGAGCTTAAAGTAGCCAACGAATTTTGGGATTTTCTTGGTGGCAAAAATACTTACAAGGACTTACTTGATTGTTTCGAGCGTGTGGGTATTGAATTGAGAGATGAAATTAATAACTACTTTAAGCGCTTTAATAGATAGCGGCGGAGCAAACCAAAAATTTTCTTCTCCTCTTTCCGCCTTGCGGCGGGGGGTTGGGGGGGAGGAATTCCGCCGCGCCCGAGCCGAGGCCCCGCCGCCTGTTCATCAGAACAGAAACCGGCAGGGAAGTTTTCTTTTCCCTAATTAAAAAAATTTGGGGGCGCGCGAAAGAAAAAATCGTAAAGAAAACTTCTCTGCCGGACACGCGAGCAAAGCGAACGGCGACGAGGCGACTAATTCAATTTGGTGGACCTGATCGGGCTCGAACCGACAACCTCCTCCATGCCATGGAGGCGCGCTACCAATTGCGCCACAGGCCCATTATGATGTACTCCGCTATTCCTGAATAATACGCGCATTGCTTTCTGATACGCTTGGCGGGGAATTTGCCGCAAAAAGAATTACAGAAAGAATAATGATAATACCGGCAAAAATAAAGACGATTAAAAACAATCCTCGGTTTTGTATTTTTGCGCGTGAAAAGGTATCTGAATGTTCTTCCATACGTGAAGGGGAAGAGATGGGGGATGTGTGGTTTGGGGATGAATTGCCGGAGGATTCCATATGATGATTAAGCATTATAGATGGGGGTTATGTTTCTTTTTGTTTTCTGTAGGATTATAACGCCAAGAATAAATAATGCCGTTGATGATGTGGCTGAAAATATGCAGTACAGACAAAGAGCATCCAGAACAAAAACCTGCAAGCCGATAAGAACGCACGATGTTGCAAAGCCGCCGAATGTAAGATAGCTTCCATAGCGCATAACATACGTCTTCTTCGTATCAAGATAAGCAACCGCAGATACGGCAAGTAAGAGATAGTACAAGGCGCCAATAAGGGCGATGGGTATGATTCCTATAGTGGCATATATGCTCGTTGTTACAACTTCGCATCCTTGTGTGAGGGAGCAGGGGAGAATAGTGTGTGTATAGTGAGCATAGGTAAGATATGCCGCATCGGTAAATCCGGCAAGCGCTATTAAGAGGAAAAGAGTAATAAGCCCGTTAGAAAGTATCGGTTGATTCATTTGTTTCGGATGTTGCCGGTAGGGGTTGGTTTGTTTCTTCAATGGCCGCACGTATAAGAGCACGGAACTCGTCATAACTGTTGGGAAGTATTTGTTTACCATTTAGGAAAAATGTCGGCGTTGCATTAACGCGGGATGCATTGCCGCTCTGAATATCTTCCTTAACAAAATTCTCCACATCATTTGCCGTTAAGTCGTCTTCAAACATAGCAACATCAAGTCCAAGCTCTTCGGCGTACGAAAGGAACATTCCCTTGGCACTTGGACGAAGCGACCACTCCTGTTGGCGTTCAAAAAGAATATCATGCATTTCCCAAAACATTCCCTGCTTGCCGGCGGCTTCCGCGGCACGTGCACCGGGTTCGGCGTTTGGATGGGCGCGCGTAAGAGGAAAGTGTCGGTATGAGAATGTAACTTCGTTGGCGAATTCCGATTCAAGCTGTTTTACGAGAGGATAAAAGGCACCGCATGCCGGACATTGAAAGTCGCCATATTCAACAAGAGTGACAGCCGCATCGGGGTTTCCGCGTATCCAGTCATTGGTTGTCAGCGTGCTTGCAAGAGTGTTTACGGAAGTGTTGTCATGCGGTGTATCGGTATCTTTTCCAAAAAGAACAACGCTTCCTATAAGGATTCCTATGGTAATAATAAATCCACCCCAGAGAAAGTATCTTTTTGCACTACGGGATGTTTCCACGCTTGTTTCTTTTGCCCGTCGCTCTTCGCGTTTTTTTGCCCGTCGTTCCTTTTTTGTATAAATCCCCTCGCCTCCTGTCTGTTCAGCAGGAGATGTTGTTTCCTCTTGTGATTCCATAAAATATGTTTTACATGAATAATAGTTTCACTCCAATTGCTACTTTGTATGGATATAGTACACCACGAATGAGCTTCTCGCAATAAAAAACGCGCCTGACAAAAAGCGCGCACGGATGTATAAAACATGCCGGTTATTGTTATGTTCGTTGAGAGGGGGGAGGGATAGTAATCATGGGAGTTGGGGGACGCATAATATCGTGAAGAAGAAGAAACGTTATAGAGCCGGCAATTATGGTTATAAGGATTAATACTAAAGAAGCACTCCTTTTTGTTTGTATGTGCCCTCCCGAATGTTCGATAAGGAATCGGGTGAGAGACATTCTTTTTTCGCGCCGTAATTCAAAAGAAGGCGTGTTCGTATTAAATTGTATGCCAAAATCATCACGTTCGTATTTTGTCATAATGGTGAAACATATAAGATAAGCAGGTGCCCTCGGCAGGAATCGAACCTGCATCCAGGGATTAGAAGACCCTTGTTCTATCCGTTGAACTACGAGGGCGGTTATATTCGTTTGGCGCGGAAAACGACAGCGTTCTATAAAGTTACAAGAACATACTACCATACTTTTCACTCTATTCCAGGGCTATTCAAAAGTCTGTCTAAAGATGTCTTCAATAGATTGCTTCACGATTGCCCGATTGTATTGGTTTTGTTTAGTGTTAAGAGTATTTACGATGGGCGTGAAATGATACTCATTTAAACGTTCTATGCTTACGGGAGGATTAAGAACAAGTCGGTCAATCTCTTTTACATATGCCCAGAACACATACGCATTAAAAGTGATTATACAAATTCCCATACCAAGAAGAATAATAAGCGTACTCCCCCAGGCGCGTTCTGGGGTTGCGCGAAAAGAATGCCATCGGGTACGCAGATTTTTTTGAAGTGATTCTATTGTTGTACGAATGGAAGACATGCGTGTGTTATGTGATTGCTGATTATTATTTAAGGGTAAGAACATCCACTGTTACCGTACTCCGTATAGGGCCGGTATGGCCGTTTTGGTTTATAGTTGCTGTCAGAATACGCGCATGAAACGGTATATTTTCGAGAAGAGTTATATACTGATAGATTTCGGGAAACGTTCCATCAAGAAAAAGATCAAATACCGAATGCTGTATTTTTTCTTCATCATTAAGCGAAGTAGAAGCGGAGTTAATAGTAAGGTCCGCGCCGCTAATAACAGCAATGCGTTCGAGTGTTTCTACAAAGGTAACGATATCGGTTGAACGGAGAAAGGCATTATTAATGCGGTTAATGTCGGATTGCTTACTGATAACCGTTGCTTCTAATTCTTTTAGGAGACGTTCTTTCTTTTTAAGAACGGCAAATTGTTCGTGTGATGCAAGAAGAGATGTATAGGAATTTTGTATAGCTTGAAAAATAAACAAATACGCCAAAAGAACAAGAAGAGCGTTTCCCAGAATACCGAATATAACCGTTAGTATAAGTTTATGCTTCTTCATCAGGTTCCTTTATAAAGATAGTAATATTAAACAGCAGATCATGCTCCCGGAGCAGGTTTGCAACCGGTGAATCAACGGATGAGAATGCCGGATAGTTTTCAAGAAGACGGATGAAGGAAAGAAAGTCGTTGCGTGAAAGGGCAATTCCCCGTATTGCTATTGTATTTTTTTCTCCTTCAAACAGTATAGTATCTATATCAATTGCAGGAGATGTTCGGTCGGCTATAGCGCGGAGATATGTTGAGAGGGGGGCTGTGGCGGAAATATTCTCGGCAAACAATGTTGTTAATTGTTCGTTGGTAGTATGAATAGTGTCTTCCGCCTGGCGTACGCGTCCTGCCTCAACGCTCTGTTTGGAAAGAGCTATTTGGCGAAGGATGGAAGGTTCTTTTAAGGAAAGAAAGAAAAAAGAAGGAAGAAGAAGTACGGAGCCTACTGCTATCAAGAGAGCTGTTATGCCAAAAAATGCAAACAGTAAACGGCTGATTTTTTCTTGACCGATCAGGGCTTGTTCTTCAGGAGAAAGTAGATTTAATATGGGGCGAATCATAGAGTGACGTGTGTAATGGGTATGGTAATTAGTTATAAAATGCGCGGATGGGATTGTTACGCTGTTTGATTCGGAAGATGAGACTGTTTCATGGTACCTAGCGCCAGTCCGATGCTTGTTGTGTATCCGAGTGATGTATTAAATTCTATTTCAGGAACGTACGATGGTACGCGTACAACATTGGTCCATACATTAGCGTGTTCCACCGGAAGATCGATATTCTTCTCTATGTAGCGGACAAGATGGGTAAGATTTGCATCTCCCCCGCACAGATAAACTTTTTTTATAGCCATATCTCCTGCCTGATTAGTTCGAATGTTTTCCGATTGCCAGAAATTAATACGTAATATGATTTCGTTTTGAATGGCTTGTACGA
Coding sequences within it:
- a CDS encoding restriction endonuclease subunit M, with protein sequence MSLVTIQDASKWATDYLEKEVSPTNISYLVQYGKVKKHGENGSTLVDLNDLKKYYASWRGQREVDWKKKLGDDLNWALSFDHLREKDTTKHVHRLHPYKGKFIPQLVQYFIDDHMDDFKTDVYFKKGDVVLDPFSGSGTTLVQANEMGIHSVGIDISHFNCMISDVKLHAYDFISLRQEIDRIKKAITSYEYDNSIVAFENELMQEMYKFNTEYFPSPGFRYQLQQGKINENKFAEEKEKEFLTVYNRLVKRYGVELKQTKADNFLDKWYCRNVRKEIDFAFNLIKEIKDVCNKKSLAVILSRTIRSCRATTHSDLATLKEPQLTTYYCWKHKKICKPLYSIKCWFDRYASDTLARLQEFDRLRGEAHFTVLPSDSRTVNIFSEAKKRNKALHKVLEKQKIRGIFTSPPYVGQIDYHEQHAYAYDLFGFDRKDNLEIGPLYKGQGLEARRSYVEGIADVLNNCKKYLQDDYDIFLVANDKYNLYPEIAEKSGMKIVNQFKRPVLNRTERDRNPYSEIIFHFKSQ
- a CDS encoding TdeIII family type II restriction endonuclease, which encodes MALSKEQVKDVEDTLKASLRNKFKNHNPEPASMPFHTRLLGKDRLALYSFIHSLNTNFGTTIFEPVALALAQKNFKLAVSQAKVGNEISSGAQAEIQRIIDGLTTATTSPNKSEEIEKIRKVAKTGEMIKVKPTKIDLMFESKGGEYFLFDIKTAKPNAGGFKEFKRTLLEWVAVMLADKPEAKVNTFIAIPYNPYEPEPYNRWTMRGMLDLENELKVANEFWDFLGGKNTYKDLLDCFERVGIELRDEINNYFKRFNR